The following DNA comes from Myxococcales bacterium.
TTCGATCGCCCGTACTTCGGCGATCCCGCGCCCCACCACGCTCGGTGCCATACCCGTCGCACGAGATGCAGCGACAATGCCGCCGTAGCCAAAAGCGATCGCCTCGTTCGCCACGAATAGCCGCCGAGCTCTCTCTGTCAGACTCCCCTTTATCTTGCCGTAGCGATCCCGTATCTCGGATTCACGCCGCGATCGTTCCTTGGTCATGCACCTCCAATGGAGATCCTCCTCGCAGATAAAGTCAACCTATTTATTTCGCGGCATGCCCTTAGTTGACAGAACATATTATATCGGGCCCTTTTTTGACGCGAGTGGACTTGGTGCTTGAACTTCCGGTTCACGAAAATTAGCGCGTTGCGGTGGGATTTCGGGGTGGGTTGGGGTAGGGTTCGGGCGGTCGATTTGAGACAACTTTGGGCAGCTTTGGACCGATAACTTACTACGCAAGCCATCAAGGCCTTTTTTGACGCTGTTGGGGGGCCAGCCACGCCCACAATGGGGAGCGATGGCTATATGAAAACGCCGACGCCAGCGGGGACCTATCGGGTGGCGTCGATTGGCCAGCATGTCAGCAAGTGGAAGTACCCTTTGTCGAAAATACCTTGGGGAACAAAGCTCATCCGCAAGGGGGATCGTTTTGAGGTGGATCTAAAGGGCAAGCGGCAGGATGTTGAAAAGCTCACGGGCGCTTCTGCTGATTGGGTTTTGCGGACGTACAAGCTGCTGTACAAAATGACGGATGCACCAACGGAATGGCTGTTCAACGATTTTGGCCACCTCACCGTGTATCTTTATGTTGATAAGAACAAAGACGGGCGGTGGGACCGGAAACAGGAACCGCGTTTGAGCGAATTTATTCACACGACGCCTAACGATGAAGCGGCTGAGCATTTGGCGCGGGCAAAGGGGATCGAACCTTCCTACAACTTGGGCGAATCTCACGGTTGCGTGCACGTGAGGCCGGGCGACATCGACACCGCCGTTAGTGCGGGATACCTGAAAGCAAACCAACTGTTTGTGGTTCACCCACAGCGTTCTTTACACGAAGTTCCGAAGCGATGCGCCGAACATTGGTCCGCCTTATGAGGCCCACTTTTACCCGGGCATGCAGAAGCTCGTGATTGTTGGGGTACAGCGTGTACAGGGCAATCGCTAGCTGCGTTGTTTTCAACGTTTGTTTGTCCTTGGGGTGCAAGAGCCAAAGTGCCAAACCCCAGCCACTGGTTGTTGCGGGGGATGCGGGGGACGCAGCTCCTCAGGCAGCGGCTGAGCTTGGTGCGCAGTTTATTGATCATGTTCGGCGTAGCTTTCCGCAAACGAAGACGTTCAAGGCCCCTGCGGGCATCACGATGAAGGCAGGGATAGGTGCGTGTTTCGTGGACGCCCTGAATCTGCATATTGCAGATGGCGTGGTCGTGTCCTTAGATGAGCTGGAGGCGCAGTGGGGGGCTTTTGGTGAGGCGTTCAGGTTGGCCTGGAAGCAAGATGGGTCGGCTGAACTGCCGTATGGCCATGGTGATGCCACTATGTTGCTTCGCCGCCGCGGGGATTCTGATTTTGTGGACGAGGTGTCGTTCATCGATCTGCGCAACTGCGGGCGCAGCGATGTGACGGCATTGAGTGCTGAGCAGAAGAGTGCTGTTCTTTCCCTGTTGAAAGAGGCAGCTACCCATGTTGGATCTTCGTTGAGTGGTCTTTGCAAGGTTGTGGCTTGCGAGTGGATCGACGATGTTCATGCGCGTTTCCGGCCGTTGCCAAGCGTTCGCATGGCGGCGGGGCAGGGGGATTGTGGTCCCACGATCTCGTTTGCTTTTGATCGGTCAGCGGCGCCGCTGCTTGCAGACCTGGAAGCAACGTTTGGGGCGGTGGATCCGATGTATCTCAAAGTGCGGGTGAAGGATCCGGTGGGTTGGATCCAGAATGCGCAAACGGGGGTGGATCTGCGCTTTCGAGGGGCGTTTGTGGAGGATGGGAAGACGTATGTACCTTCGATCGAGTTTCAGGATGGGGGGGGGTGTACTACCCGCTAGAAGGGGATATCGGCGATGCGCCTTTCGTGGCGGTCAACTGCGGGGCGATCCCGGCCGACCTGGTGGAATCGGAACTGTTTGGCCACGAAAAGGGGGCGTTCACGGGGGCCACGCAGGCCCGGCGCGGACACTTCCAGGAGGCGCATGGGGGAACGCTGTTTCTGGACGAGTTGGGCGAGTTGCCGCTGCTCGCGCAGGTCAAACTGCTGCGGGCTCTGCAAGAGGGTGAGGTGGTGCGCGTGGGGGCGTCGCGCGCGACCGGTCGATGTCCGGGTGGTGGCGGCAACGAACTGCACGCTGACCGAACAGATCGCCCGCGGCCGGTTTCGTGAGGATCTGTTCTACCGGCTGGCGGTGGCGGTGCTTAAGTTGCCTCCGCTGCGCGAGCGGCCGAACGACCTGGGGCCGCTCATCGACCATCTTTGGGCGGCGGTCAACCGCGAGGCCACGGCGGACCTGGGGGCTTCGCCGAAGCGGCTGTCGGTGGCCGCACGTCGCGTCATGATGGAACATCGCTGGCCGGGCAATGTGCGCGAGCCCTACAACACCCTTCGCCGGGCAGCGCTGTGGAGCGACGGCGAGACCCTCACGGCGGAGGACGCACGGGAGGCGCTGCTGCCGGTGGCGGCGCCTACCGGGGGGGAGATCCTGGGGCGGCCGCTGGGGGAGGGGCTGGATTTACAGGGGTGCTGGGCGAGGTGGCGGCGCACTATCTCGGCCGCGCGATGGACGAGGCGCACGGGAACAAGACCCGGGCTGCCGCGCTGGTGGGGCTTTCCAACTACCAGACGCTGTCGAACTGGCTGGACCGGTACGGGGTGGGGCAACCGGGCACGCCACGAAAGGCGTGAAAATCACCCGGGAATCTGGTTAGGTCATCGCACGAATGCTGACGGGAGAGCTAAGAAACCAAATCGACCGGATCTGGCAGCAGGCGGAGATCAAGAGCTGGCTGGAGCATGACGCCAAGGGCGTCACGATGCTCAACCTCAACACGCAGATCGTTCGATCGATCCCCTTCGCGTATCCCCCCCTCGAAGAGCAGCGGCGGATTGTGGAGGTGCTGGACCGGGCGGAGGCGTTGCGGGCCAAGCGCCGCGCCGCCCTCGCCCTCCTCGACACCCTCACCCAATCCACCTTCCTCGACATGTTCGGGGATCCGAGGATCAACCCCAAGGCGTGGCCACGGCTAGCGTTGGCCGCACTGATCAGCAGCGGCCCGCAGAATGGCATCTATATGCCGTCAGCTGACTATGGGACTGGCGTTCCGATAGTCAGGATCAATCAGCAAGACGTAAAGTCGTTCGTCATCAATGTTCCCCCCCTCGCCCTCCAGCAAGACTTCGCCCGCCGTATCGCCGCCGTCGAAAAGCTCAAGACGGCCAACCGGGCCTCGCTCGCCGAACTCGACGCCCTCTTCGCTTCGCTTCAACACCGCGCCTTTCGCGGCGAGCTTTGACCATGTCCAAC
Coding sequences within:
- a CDS encoding L,D-transpeptidase family protein; this translates as MKTPTPAGTYRVASIGQHVSKWKYPLSKIPWGTKLIRKGDRFEVDLKGKRQDVEKLTGASADWVLRTYKLLYKMTDAPTEWLFNDFGHLTVYLYVDKNKDGRWDRKQEPRLSEFIHTTPNDEAAEHLARAKGIEPSYNLGESHGCVHVRPGDIDTAVSAGYLKANQLFVVHPQRSLHEVPKRCAEHWSAL
- a CDS encoding restriction endonuclease subunit S, yielding MLTGELRNQIDRIWQQAEIKSWLEHDAKGVTMLNLNTQIVRSIPFAYPPLEEQRRIVEVLDRAEALRAKRRAALALLDTLTQSTFLDMFGDPRINPKAWPRLALAALISSGPQNGIYMPSADYGTGVPIVRINQQDVKSFVINVPPLALQQDFARRIAAVEKLKTANRASLAELDALFASLQHRAFRGEL